One Thermococcus eurythermalis DNA segment encodes these proteins:
- a CDS encoding metal-dependent hydrolase: MDPLEHASIPSLVYLALSNEPTLTGLTALVLGAVFPDLDALAEEHRSYLHSLLPFLPALLLGLHFKPFLLFALGWGSHLFLDFFTGVVPPAYPLSRRGWGLSIIVTGPTNFRIELRLIERYPDRKRDYRLEIGGSVALALLTILTAIIRLN; this comes from the coding sequence ATGGACCCGCTTGAGCACGCCTCGATTCCGAGCCTCGTTTACCTCGCACTCTCAAACGAGCCGACGCTGACGGGACTAACAGCACTCGTCCTCGGCGCGGTCTTCCCCGACCTCGATGCTTTAGCTGAGGAGCACCGCTCATACCTCCACTCCCTCCTGCCCTTTCTCCCGGCCCTTCTCCTCGGCCTGCACTTCAAGCCGTTTCTCCTCTTCGCCCTCGGCTGGGGAAGCCATCTCTTCCTCGACTTCTTCACCGGTGTCGTGCCCCCTGCTTACCCACTGTCGAGAAGGGGCTGGGGGTTGTCAATCATCGTCACAGGGCCGACAAATTTTAGGATTGAGCTCAGACTAATCGAAAGGTATCCGGACAGAAAGCGCGACTACAGACTTGAAATCGGCGGGAGCGTTGCGCTCGCCCTTTTAACAATCCTCACGGCAATAATTAGACTGAACTAA
- a CDS encoding glycine C-acetyltransferase — protein MGKLDWIREELQELKDKGLYVTIRKLESAQGPWVVVDGKKVLNMCSNNYLGLAAHPEIRYAAIRAILDYGVGAGAVRTIAGTMELHVELEEKLAKFKKREAAILFQSGYNANLGAISALLKKGEDGVFISEELNHASIIDGMRLSGAPKVIYKHIDMEDLKKRLEENKDKKKKIIVSDGVFSMDGDLAPLPEMAELAEQYDAILYIDDAHGEGVLGDSGRGIVDHFKLHDRVDFEMGTLSKAFGVIGGYVAGPEEAIEYLRQRARPFLFSSAPNPPDVAAAIAAVEILQRSDELVRKLWDNTHFLQNGLRDLGYDLGNTKHPITPVMLYDEKLAQEFSRRLYDEYNIFAQAIVYPTVPLGTARIRLEPSAAHSKEDLQYVIDAFEDLGKKTGFLK, from the coding sequence ATGGGGAAGCTTGACTGGATTAGGGAAGAGCTCCAGGAGCTTAAGGATAAGGGCCTCTACGTGACCATAAGGAAGCTCGAGAGCGCCCAGGGCCCGTGGGTCGTCGTTGACGGCAAGAAGGTTCTCAATATGTGCTCCAACAACTACCTCGGCCTTGCCGCGCACCCGGAGATTAGGTACGCGGCAATTAGAGCTATTCTTGACTACGGTGTTGGTGCCGGAGCCGTTAGGACCATAGCCGGAACGATGGAGCTCCACGTGGAGCTTGAGGAGAAGCTCGCCAAGTTCAAGAAGAGGGAAGCTGCTATCCTCTTCCAGAGCGGTTACAACGCGAACCTCGGAGCCATAAGCGCCCTCCTCAAGAAAGGAGAAGACGGAGTCTTCATCAGTGAGGAGCTCAACCACGCGAGCATCATAGACGGGATGCGCCTCAGCGGTGCGCCGAAGGTCATCTACAAGCACATCGACATGGAAGACCTCAAGAAGAGGCTTGAGGAGAACAAGGACAAGAAGAAGAAAATCATCGTCAGCGACGGTGTTTTCTCAATGGACGGTGACCTCGCCCCGCTTCCCGAAATGGCCGAGCTGGCCGAGCAGTACGATGCCATACTCTACATAGACGACGCCCACGGTGAGGGTGTCCTCGGTGACAGCGGTAGGGGTATAGTCGACCACTTCAAGCTCCACGACAGGGTTGACTTCGAGATGGGAACGCTGAGCAAGGCCTTCGGTGTCATCGGCGGTTACGTGGCCGGTCCAGAGGAGGCCATCGAGTACCTCCGCCAGAGGGCGAGGCCGTTCCTGTTCTCAAGCGCCCCGAACCCGCCCGACGTCGCCGCGGCCATAGCTGCCGTTGAGATACTCCAGAGGAGCGACGAGCTCGTCAGGAAGCTCTGGGACAACACCCACTTCCTCCAGAACGGGCTGAGAGACCTCGGCTACGACCTCGGAAACACCAAGCACCCGATTACGCCTGTTATGCTCTACGACGAGAAGCTCGCCCAGGAGTTCTCAAGGAGGCTTTACGACGAGTACAACATCTTCGCGCAGGCCATCGTCTATCCGACCGTCCCGCTTGGAACCGCGAGGATAAGACTCGAACCTTCAGCGGCCCACAGCAAGGAGGACCTCCAGTACGTCATAGACGCGTTCGAGGATTTGGGGAAGAAGACGGGCTTTTTGAAGTGA
- the endA gene encoding tRNA-intron lyase — translation MIVFYLSGDRVFSTDQNAINGLYNKRHFGKLVEGKLFLSLLEATYLVERGKIEVRDGKRKLTVEELMNLGRERDELFDAKYLVYKDLRDRGYTVKSGLKFGSHFRVYRRGMDEHSQWLVWVLPENSRLSPNDITARVRVAHGVRKNMIMAIVDEDADVTYYKVEWVRF, via the coding sequence ATGATAGTCTTTTACCTGAGCGGAGACAGGGTCTTCTCGACCGACCAGAACGCGATAAACGGCCTCTACAACAAGCGCCACTTCGGAAAGCTGGTGGAGGGCAAGCTGTTCCTCTCCCTGCTGGAAGCTACCTACCTCGTTGAAAGGGGCAAGATAGAGGTCAGGGATGGAAAGAGGAAGCTCACCGTTGAGGAGCTCATGAACCTCGGAAGGGAGAGGGACGAGCTGTTTGATGCAAAATACCTCGTCTACAAGGATTTGCGCGACAGGGGCTACACCGTCAAGTCCGGCCTCAAGTTCGGCTCCCACTTCCGCGTTTACAGGCGCGGAATGGACGAGCACTCCCAGTGGCTCGTGTGGGTTCTCCCAGAGAACTCCCGCCTGAGTCCAAACGACATCACAGCCCGCGTCCGCGTCGCCCACGGCGTCAGGAAGAACATGATTATGGCGATAGTTGATGAGGACGCGGATGTTACTTATTATAAGGTTGAGTGGGTGAGGTTTTAA
- the rimI gene encoding ribosomal protein S18-alanine N-acetyltransferase — protein sequence MSVSAREVKARIPLALVTIRPAKLFDISEVMRIERESFREAYPRGLFLVFLENNPDTFLVAEYNGKVIGYVMAYLRPDLEGHIMSIAVEERYRGNGIGSALLAEAINRLIARGARYIGLEVRVSNEKAIKLYERFGFRKVKRIIGYYSDGEDAYYMLLPAEEWRGS from the coding sequence ATGAGCGTCTCAGCGAGGGAAGTGAAGGCCAGAATACCTCTGGCACTCGTCACGATACGGCCGGCGAAGCTCTTCGACATAAGCGAAGTTATGAGGATTGAGAGGGAGTCCTTCCGCGAGGCCTACCCAAGGGGGCTCTTTTTGGTCTTCCTTGAGAACAACCCGGATACTTTTCTCGTTGCAGAATACAACGGAAAGGTTATAGGCTACGTCATGGCCTACCTCAGGCCCGACCTTGAGGGCCACATAATGAGCATAGCCGTTGAGGAGCGCTACCGCGGGAACGGTATTGGCTCTGCTCTACTTGCAGAGGCCATAAACAGGCTCATCGCGAGGGGGGCAAGGTACATAGGCCTCGAAGTCAGGGTCAGCAACGAAAAGGCCATAAAGCTCTACGAGCGCTTTGGCTTCAGGAAGGTGAAGCGGATTATCGGCTACTACTCAGACGGCGAGGACGCCTACTACATGCTCCTGCCTGCTGAGGAATGGAGGGGAAGCTGA
- the herA gene encoding DNA double-strand break repair helicase HerA, translating into MRIHEEPVGIVTGEATVNSFQFYAHPNVELRFGDFVVARLCKEAKDRSCRWNDDVEWVIGTIRGIKNINWLLSEGKSTFQSLMLDIREYGESIVENEALIVDVRILGKVSLSGEKAEIVPHRVPVPNGNTVYRASSELLKAIYYGGDGFIEVGNLLLREDVPIYLNADELVSRHFAVLAVTGAGKSNTVAVLISGMVEDLGGTVIVLDPHGDYVKLMLPKTGRKHVNVIEAKISPEHLDSEELAEIIDVRKDASIQRTILERAWDTVKHENPTLGGKDLIVKLRDKLITWVEWEDWNNPPKYWDPITERKYELEKLDTNKKNSIVGVIMRLSRFIRNYGSLLTSEDLIGMIKPGMVNVIDLGPLDEGQMKVITARLLARLFELRVEYEKARKTLEREKEEAMLNPNSLRTEKIKELEQTLKRIETINPALAEPVLVIVEEAHIFAPQGEKNDAVRILSRIAREGRKFGVGLGIVSQRPNKLNEDVLSQTNTKIILRIVNPKDQDYVLKASEQLSKELLGDIASLGKGEAVIVGQAISLPALVKIHNFKAIGGDYGGEDIGVVKRWRERLERERAEREKEALYEEEGIEIDL; encoded by the coding sequence TTGAGGATTCACGAGGAACCTGTTGGTATAGTCACCGGAGAAGCCACGGTCAACTCGTTCCAGTTCTACGCTCACCCGAACGTAGAGCTCAGGTTCGGCGACTTCGTCGTTGCAAGGCTCTGCAAGGAGGCGAAGGACAGGAGCTGCCGCTGGAACGATGACGTTGAGTGGGTAATAGGGACAATCAGGGGGATTAAAAACATCAACTGGCTCCTCAGTGAAGGGAAGAGCACTTTCCAGTCCCTCATGCTCGACATCAGGGAATACGGGGAGAGCATAGTTGAGAACGAGGCCCTAATAGTGGACGTCCGCATCCTCGGCAAAGTTTCCCTCAGCGGGGAGAAGGCGGAAATAGTGCCCCACAGGGTACCTGTCCCCAACGGCAACACGGTTTATAGAGCAAGCTCGGAGCTCCTAAAGGCAATATACTATGGAGGAGATGGGTTTATCGAGGTTGGCAACCTCCTCCTGAGGGAGGACGTCCCGATATACCTCAACGCAGACGAGCTCGTCTCAAGGCACTTCGCAGTCCTTGCAGTTACGGGTGCGGGAAAGAGCAACACCGTGGCAGTCCTGATAAGTGGAATGGTAGAAGACCTCGGAGGGACTGTGATAGTCCTCGACCCGCACGGGGACTACGTCAAGCTCATGCTACCGAAGACAGGAAGAAAGCATGTAAACGTTATAGAAGCTAAAATTTCACCCGAACACCTTGATAGCGAAGAGCTTGCGGAAATTATAGATGTAAGAAAAGATGCTTCTATTCAACGGACGATTTTAGAAAGAGCATGGGACACTGTAAAACATGAAAATCCGACTCTAGGTGGAAAAGATCTTATAGTTAAGCTACGAGATAAATTGATAACTTGGGTAGAATGGGAAGATTGGAATAATCCCCCCAAATACTGGGACCCAATTACTGAACGAAAATATGAGCTAGAAAAGCTAGACACAAACAAAAAGAATTCCATTGTAGGAGTTATCATGAGGCTATCTAGATTCATACGAAATTATGGATCCTTGCTAACTTCAGAGGACTTAATTGGAATGATAAAACCAGGGATGGTCAACGTCATAGATCTAGGCCCTCTAGACGAGGGACAAATGAAAGTTATCACTGCAAGACTCCTAGCTAGGTTATTCGAATTGAGGGTTGAATATGAAAAGGCAAGAAAAACCCTCGAGAGGGAAAAAGAAGAAGCAATGCTCAACCCTAACTCGCTTAGAACCGAGAAAATTAAAGAACTTGAACAAACGCTAAAACGTATTGAGACTATAAACCCTGCCCTGGCTGAACCCGTGCTCGTGATAGTCGAAGAGGCCCATATCTTCGCGCCACAGGGCGAGAAGAACGACGCAGTGAGAATACTCAGCAGGATAGCGAGGGAGGGAAGAAAGTTCGGCGTCGGGCTCGGTATAGTCTCCCAGAGGCCAAACAAACTCAACGAGGACGTGCTCAGTCAGACAAATACAAAAATAATCCTGAGAATCGTCAATCCAAAGGACCAGGACTACGTGCTGAAGGCGAGCGAACAGCTCAGTAAGGAGCTCCTCGGGGACATAGCGTCCCTCGGAAAGGGTGAGGCCGTCATCGTCGGCCAGGCGATAAGCCTCCCTGCCCTCGTCAAGATACACAACTTCAAGGCCATCGGCGGAGACTACGGAGGAGAGGACATAGGAGTCGTGAAGCGCTGGCGCGAGAGGCTTGAGCGGGAGAGAGCGGAGCGCGAGAAAGAAGCCCTCTACGAAGAGGAAGGTATTGAGATAGACCTGTGA
- the mre11 gene encoding DNA double-strand break repair protein Mre11: MKFAHIADVHLGYEQYRLPYRAEEFTRAFRETVERAVEERVDFILIAGDLFHTSRPSPETLKEAIEILKIPKTRGIPVFAIEGNHDRTQRKVSAYHLLEGLGLLNLVGIREEKVESEHLTSEKLGDKYLVKGIFEKEGESIEIHGLKYMSAAWIERNRLKDIFRPEGDAILMLHQGIKELFERVSGVLPESQRDYFELKMEDLPKGYLYYAMGHIHRRFETNYDIGKLVYPGSLQRWDFGDYEVRYRWDGRTFKPRAGVEKGFYIVEDWEPRFVELKVRPFVDIKIEADGETVKREVKRLGPRIPSEAFVRLDIKWEKPFDVSTLHELLKVKYLHIRTRFGRKIETPGGGGEVPRPEEYFSPLELKAIELTGEKKFEVEPVVELFLRGGWDAEKTQKREEKKENKKMEKEGPSKDGEKKQTEARPPKKGEAVEKKPENAKPKKGPNLLAWLGGAR; the protein is encoded by the coding sequence ATGAAGTTCGCCCACATAGCGGACGTCCATCTGGGCTACGAGCAGTACCGACTGCCATACCGGGCAGAGGAGTTCACCCGCGCATTCAGGGAGACCGTTGAAAGGGCAGTTGAGGAGAGGGTGGACTTCATACTCATAGCCGGCGACCTCTTCCACACGAGCAGGCCGAGTCCCGAGACTCTAAAGGAGGCCATAGAGATACTGAAAATCCCAAAGACAAGGGGAATACCCGTCTTTGCAATAGAGGGCAACCACGACAGGACCCAGAGAAAGGTCTCGGCGTACCACCTCCTCGAGGGCCTTGGCCTCCTCAACCTCGTCGGCATACGGGAAGAGAAGGTTGAGAGCGAACACCTGACGAGCGAGAAACTGGGGGACAAGTACCTCGTCAAAGGAATCTTCGAGAAAGAAGGCGAGAGCATCGAGATTCACGGGCTCAAATACATGAGCGCCGCGTGGATCGAACGGAACAGACTGAAGGACATATTCAGGCCCGAAGGAGACGCAATCCTTATGCTCCACCAGGGGATAAAGGAGCTCTTCGAGAGGGTCTCAGGAGTACTTCCCGAGAGCCAGCGCGATTATTTCGAGCTCAAGATGGAAGACCTGCCGAAAGGCTATCTCTACTACGCGATGGGCCACATACACAGGCGCTTTGAGACCAACTACGACATCGGGAAACTCGTCTACCCAGGCTCGCTCCAGCGCTGGGACTTCGGGGACTACGAGGTCAGGTACCGCTGGGACGGAAGGACGTTCAAGCCCAGGGCCGGCGTCGAAAAGGGCTTCTACATCGTGGAGGACTGGGAGCCGAGGTTCGTTGAGCTCAAGGTGAGACCCTTCGTGGACATCAAGATTGAGGCCGACGGTGAGACCGTCAAGAGGGAAGTAAAGAGGCTCGGCCCCAGGATTCCCAGCGAGGCCTTTGTAAGGCTCGATATCAAATGGGAGAAGCCCTTTGACGTCTCCACCCTCCACGAGCTCTTGAAGGTAAAGTACCTCCACATAAGAACCCGCTTTGGAAGGAAAATCGAGACACCCGGCGGGGGAGGAGAAGTCCCGAGACCGGAGGAGTACTTCTCGCCCCTCGAACTCAAGGCCATTGAGCTCACAGGAGAGAAAAAATTCGAAGTGGAGCCCGTGGTGGAGCTCTTCCTCCGCGGTGGGTGGGACGCAGAAAAAACCCAAAAACGGGAAGAGAAGAAGGAAAATAAGAAGATGGAAAAAGAGGGCCCCTCAAAAGACGGCGAGAAGAAGCAGACAGAGGCCAGACCCCCCAAAAAAGGGGAAGCTGTTGAGAAGAAGCCTGAGAATGCCAAGCCCAAGAAGGGCCCCAACCTGCTTGCCTGGCTCGGTGGTGCGAGATGA
- the rad50 gene encoding DNA double-strand break repair ATPase Rad50 has protein sequence MKVERLIIKDFRSHKLTKVNFTSGINLIVGQNGSGKSSLLDALLIGLYWPTKPKDLKKDDFFRIGGTSTEITVFFEKDGVKYQLHRNITKGLSFVKYWDGERWQTLESGQRQVREWMERLIPYDVFLNAIYIRQGEIDAILESDESREKVVRQVLGLDKYENAYKNLLDVKKDIEARIKAVEDYLKSTENIDSLIGEMEKELTNTLREINGLSPQLPNLRKRLAEVEGRLKELDKLSKDINSMRLEVKKREGNVGILKARIGELERKLSEIEERIGGLREKVREAEMLREKAELYTKLSEFRKRYSDEKARDEKLVESYKAQIKSIEERLAEIEGLKSRVEELEGKKKELSEKLEVLKEGTKTYEEVRAIEASLRDSRAKLKLSEEEIERLEGSIEGAKKRKEEIQRRLEEINGERGALKSQASEKNRAILELKKARGKCPVCGRELTEEHRAELLEKYLGEVREISRKIKELDAEERKLREELVDVEKTLKREREVIAQRELLERVKELESRLKSYDIEGLKAKVEEYERLRGELGKVEGELKNLKEELEKARALEKKRDVLQRKLESLESRLGELDNELKNLGFSSVEELDEKLKELEPDYRKYLSLKGSAEELEREERRLTLTRKELESARESLEKETAVLLELRKKLEELERAYNPEEHEKVREEFTRLREELAKKEEKLRGLEEKRDQLMENIRKLKEEKEKRKEKARELEKLKEARDRVQRLREKVKHYKNLLKEGALAKVGEIASEIFEELTEEKYSGITVKAEENKVRLGVVYDGKERGLGFLSGGERIALGLAFRLALSLYLAGEISLLILDEPTPYLDDERRRRLVDIMQRYLRKIPQVIVVSHDEELKDAADRVIRVGLENGVSVLREIEVGV, from the coding sequence ATGAAGGTTGAGAGGCTCATAATCAAGGACTTCCGTTCGCACAAACTCACGAAGGTCAATTTCACCAGCGGGATAAACCTGATAGTCGGCCAGAACGGTAGCGGAAAAAGCTCCCTCCTTGATGCCCTCCTGATAGGCCTGTACTGGCCCACCAAACCGAAAGACCTGAAGAAGGACGACTTCTTCAGGATAGGCGGGACATCAACTGAGATAACGGTCTTCTTCGAGAAGGACGGTGTGAAGTACCAGCTGCACAGGAACATAACAAAGGGCCTCTCCTTCGTCAAATACTGGGACGGTGAGCGGTGGCAGACCCTTGAGAGCGGGCAGAGGCAGGTCAGGGAGTGGATGGAGAGGCTAATCCCCTACGACGTCTTCCTCAACGCAATTTACATCCGCCAGGGTGAGATTGACGCCATACTGGAAAGCGACGAGAGCAGGGAAAAGGTCGTCCGGCAGGTTCTCGGCTTAGATAAGTACGAGAACGCGTACAAAAACCTCCTTGATGTCAAAAAGGACATCGAGGCCAGGATTAAAGCCGTGGAGGACTACCTGAAGAGCACGGAGAACATAGACTCCCTAATTGGGGAGATGGAAAAAGAGCTGACGAACACCCTCAGGGAAATAAACGGGCTCTCACCCCAGCTCCCGAACCTCAGGAAGAGGCTCGCGGAGGTTGAGGGCCGGCTGAAGGAGCTGGACAAGCTCTCTAAGGACATCAACAGCATGAGGCTCGAAGTGAAGAAGAGGGAGGGAAACGTTGGAATACTGAAGGCGAGAATAGGGGAGCTTGAGAGGAAGCTCTCCGAAATCGAGGAGCGCATCGGGGGGCTCAGAGAGAAAGTGAGAGAGGCCGAAATGCTCAGAGAGAAAGCCGAACTGTACACAAAGCTCTCCGAATTCAGAAAGCGTTATTCCGACGAGAAGGCCAGGGACGAAAAGCTCGTGGAAAGCTACAAGGCACAAATCAAGAGCATAGAAGAACGTCTGGCCGAAATAGAGGGGCTAAAATCCCGCGTTGAAGAGCTTGAAGGGAAGAAAAAAGAGCTCTCCGAGAAGCTTGAGGTGCTGAAAGAGGGCACAAAGACGTATGAAGAGGTGCGCGCGATAGAGGCCAGCCTGAGGGACAGCAGGGCAAAACTAAAGCTCTCAGAGGAGGAAATTGAAAGACTTGAAGGGAGCATTGAAGGCGCCAAAAAGAGAAAGGAAGAAATCCAGCGCAGACTGGAGGAGATAAACGGGGAAAGGGGAGCGCTGAAGAGCCAGGCGAGCGAAAAGAACAGGGCAATACTTGAGCTAAAGAAGGCCAGGGGCAAATGCCCCGTGTGCGGCAGGGAGCTCACCGAGGAGCACAGGGCGGAGCTCCTTGAGAAGTACCTAGGGGAGGTTCGGGAAATATCCAGGAAGATCAAAGAGCTCGATGCAGAGGAGAGAAAGCTCAGAGAGGAGCTCGTGGACGTCGAGAAGACGCTTAAGAGGGAGCGGGAGGTAATAGCCCAGAGAGAGCTCCTTGAGAGGGTTAAAGAGCTTGAAAGCAGGCTAAAATCCTACGACATTGAGGGCCTGAAGGCCAAGGTGGAGGAGTACGAACGGCTGAGGGGCGAGCTCGGGAAAGTCGAAGGCGAGCTGAAGAACCTCAAAGAGGAGCTTGAAAAGGCCAGAGCCCTTGAGAAAAAGAGAGATGTCCTGCAGAGAAAGCTGGAGTCCCTTGAGTCGAGGCTGGGGGAGCTTGATAACGAACTCAAGAACCTCGGGTTCTCAAGCGTCGAGGAGCTTGATGAAAAACTGAAGGAGCTCGAACCGGACTACAGGAAGTACCTGTCCCTCAAGGGTTCGGCAGAAGAGCTGGAGAGGGAAGAGAGAAGGCTAACCCTGACCCGGAAGGAGCTCGAAAGTGCCAGAGAGAGCCTAGAAAAAGAGACCGCAGTCCTGTTGGAGCTGAGGAAAAAGCTCGAAGAGCTGGAGCGGGCCTACAACCCCGAAGAACACGAAAAAGTCAGGGAAGAGTTCACACGGCTGAGGGAGGAGCTTGCCAAGAAGGAAGAAAAGCTGAGGGGGCTTGAGGAGAAGAGAGACCAGCTCATGGAGAACATCAGAAAGCTGAAGGAAGAAAAGGAGAAGAGAAAAGAAAAAGCGAGGGAGCTTGAGAAGCTTAAAGAGGCCCGCGATAGGGTGCAGAGGCTCAGGGAGAAGGTCAAGCACTACAAGAACCTCCTCAAAGAGGGCGCCCTCGCCAAGGTTGGGGAGATAGCGAGTGAGATATTCGAGGAACTGACGGAGGAGAAGTACTCCGGAATAACCGTTAAGGCCGAGGAAAACAAGGTCAGGCTCGGCGTTGTTTACGATGGAAAAGAGCGTGGACTCGGATTTCTGAGCGGTGGGGAGAGGATAGCGCTGGGACTGGCATTCAGGCTTGCGCTGTCCCTCTATCTGGCGGGAGAGATAAGCCTGCTCATCCTCGACGAGCCCACACCATACCTGGACGACGAGAGGAGAAGAAGACTTGTGGACATAATGCAGCGCTACCTCAGAAAGATACCGCAGGTCATCGTGGTTTCTCACGACGAGGAGCTGAAGGACGCGGCGGACAGGGTAATACGGGTGGGCCTTGAGAACGGGGTATCAGTCCTCAGGGAAATCGAGGTGGGGGTGTGA
- the nurA gene encoding DNA double-strand break repair nuclease NurA, giving the protein MSVYRLLDRKSVDRIKEMLERSYKEAEGKLKDIEWRELPEERRPCRVYAIDGSQGKQRLSGTIFYAVSSYAFGNGPAYRLIYTNVMLYNQGISDQIIRLQMETLENKLGYLSAELGEVDYVMMDGTLTGSLTRPPVYPESIKGITTIENALGRNKLEELVKAFVELLDEHYEKLGEELREKHKVNQGVILADERLEDFEEFYKAMEGFKGRSLDATLPRRVVLTRKTLDAYLKGEKGAEEIFQEILNEYSEEKELSLDDARNAVHVVLGYLEYLYSLEKLLQKNLVYVAKSFYNRKITQKLGLDIVDVPYLDAYLRQKYGEEKTGYYIITQGGTPISHRMPKILRKYFPTVEDYIERGVPMAYIRTMRGGVIYLLQSNRKITDDLLAEILWHESNGYFRPLQRAHEGVKIEKKAFEAELRALLNIIKAENPELRAFLKYGRSPLE; this is encoded by the coding sequence GTGAGCGTGTACCGGCTTCTTGACAGGAAGAGCGTTGACAGGATAAAGGAGATGCTTGAGAGGAGCTACAAAGAGGCCGAAGGAAAGCTCAAGGACATCGAATGGCGGGAGCTACCTGAGGAGAGGAGGCCCTGCAGGGTCTACGCAATAGACGGCAGTCAGGGGAAGCAGAGGCTCAGCGGGACGATTTTCTACGCCGTCTCAAGCTACGCCTTCGGCAACGGCCCGGCTTACAGGCTCATCTACACCAACGTAATGCTCTACAACCAAGGCATATCCGACCAGATAATAAGGCTCCAGATGGAGACCCTTGAGAACAAGCTCGGCTACCTATCGGCCGAGCTCGGTGAAGTCGACTACGTTATGATGGACGGGACGCTCACGGGTTCACTAACGAGGCCCCCGGTTTACCCGGAGAGCATCAAGGGCATAACCACCATCGAAAACGCCCTTGGGAGAAACAAACTGGAAGAGCTCGTCAAAGCCTTCGTTGAGCTCCTCGACGAGCACTACGAGAAGCTGGGGGAGGAGCTCAGGGAGAAGCATAAGGTAAACCAGGGAGTCATTCTTGCAGACGAGAGGCTGGAGGACTTTGAAGAGTTTTACAAGGCAATGGAGGGCTTCAAAGGGCGCTCCCTTGATGCGACCTTACCGAGAAGGGTCGTCCTTACGAGGAAAACCCTCGATGCCTACCTCAAGGGGGAAAAAGGCGCTGAGGAGATATTCCAGGAGATACTCAACGAGTACAGCGAAGAAAAGGAGCTGAGCCTTGACGACGCGCGCAATGCCGTCCACGTTGTCCTCGGCTACCTGGAGTACCTCTACTCTCTGGAAAAGCTCCTTCAGAAAAACCTCGTCTACGTCGCCAAGAGCTTCTACAACAGAAAGATAACCCAGAAGCTTGGACTTGACATCGTAGACGTCCCCTACCTCGACGCTTACCTGAGGCAGAAATACGGGGAGGAAAAAACCGGGTACTACATCATAACCCAGGGGGGCACCCCGATAAGCCACAGGATGCCCAAGATACTAAGGAAGTACTTCCCGACCGTCGAGGACTATATCGAGAGGGGCGTTCCGATGGCCTACATAAGGACTATGCGCGGTGGGGTCATTTACCTCCTCCAGAGCAACAGAAAAATAACCGACGACCTCTTGGCTGAAATACTCTGGCACGAGAGCAACGGCTACTTCAGGCCGCTCCAGAGGGCCCATGAGGGCGTTAAAATCGAGAAAAAGGCCTTTGAAGCTGAGCTGAGGGCGCTTCTCAACATCATCAAGGCCGAGAACCCGGAGCTGAGGGCCTTCCTCAAGTACGGACGCTCACCCCTTGAATAA